The Phycodurus eques isolate BA_2022a chromosome 5, UOR_Pequ_1.1, whole genome shotgun sequence DNA segment CGCGGCAACTGCTCTGCTTCCGTACTCTTTACTTTCTGTGAGAGGTGCTCTGTTTGATTTCACAACATGAGAGGTCAGACTAGATAACTTTCAACCTCTCAGGAAAGAAGGTTGTTTGTTAAACTCTTCAACTGATAAAACTACTGCACCCGACAACTGattgcttctttttctttcctctctctcgtCAGTCCATAACAGGCTTTGCACACAGTTGCTTCCAGTACGCCATTAACAAGAAGTGGCCGCTATACATGAGCACAAAGAACACCATTCTTAAAGCTTATGATGGCAGATTTAAAGACATCTTCGAGGACATCTTTCAGAAGTGAGTCATGAGTGGCCCGGATTTCAGGACAAGTTAAACACCACACAGCTATGAAAATGTATCACAGTTGGAACCTCTGAGGTCGAATGCACTGCAGAAAAGGAAAATAGAATTGTGTTCTGTAACTGTGCAGGCAATTTTAAGGttacattttacaattatttttttttggggggggtgtgtGGCTAAAACGTTGCCACACGGCGCACTTTGGTCTCTGGCATGAGTCGCCCCTTCCTCACtctataagaacttgagcgccatTGTCCGCATCAGTGGTTAGCTGTTAGCGTGGCCACTTGAGAGAGCTTCGTTGTCGCAACGTGGAAAAGCCCTGTGACAATGAGGTGAATTTATTCCAGCCACCAGTAGCTTTAAGCGTATATATTTTCACTGCTCAAACGCAGTTACTGTAGATGTAGGCATATGAAAGATGCTACatgaagtacaaccccaattccaatgaagttgggacgttgtgttaaacaaataaaaacggaatacaatgattttcaaatcatgttcatcctatatttaattgaattcactacaaagacaagatatttaatgttcaaactgataaaccttattgtttttagcaaatcattaacctagaattttatggctgcagcacgttccaaaaaagctgggacaggtgacaaaaaagactgagaaagttgaggactgctcatcaaacacctgtttggaacatcccacaggtgaacaggctaattgggaacaggcgggtgccatgattgggtataaaacgagcttccctgaattgctcagtcattcacaagcacagatggggcgaggttcgccTCTTTTTGTgagcaagtgtgtgagaaaatagtctaaaatataaaaataaaaaatagtttaaggacaatgttcctcaacgtacaattggaaggaatttagggatttcatcatctacggtccataatatcaaaaggttaagagaatctggagaaatctctgcatgtaagcggcaaggccgaaaaccaacattgaatgcccgtgaccttcgatccctcaggcggcactgcatcaaaaaccgacatcaatgtgtaaaggatatcaccacatgggctcaggaatacttcagaaaaccaatgtcagtaaatacagtttggggctacatccgtaagtgcaacttgaaactctactatgcaaagcaaaagctatttattaacaacacccagaaatggactgatgcaaagtggaaaagtgttctgtggtccgacgagtccacatttcaaattgtttttggaaattgtggacgtcgtgtcctccggccttagaggaaaagaatcatctggactgttatgggcgcaaagttcaaaagccagcatctgtgatggtatggggctgtgttagtgccaatggcatgggtaacttacacatctgtgaaggcaccattaatcctgaaaggtacatacaggttttggagaaacatattctgccatccaagcaacgtctttgtcatggacgcccctgcttatttcagcaagacaatgccaaaccacattctgcacatgttacaacagcgtggctttgttgTAAACGATTGCggttactagactggcctgcctgcagtccagacctgtctcacattgaaaatgtgtggcgtattatgaagcgcaaaatacgacaacggagaccccggactgttgaacagctgtagctgtacgtcaagcaagaatgggaaagaattccacctacaaagcttcaaaaattagtgtaaattcccaaacgtttattgaatgttgttaaaagaaaaggtgatgtaacacagtggtaaacatgaccctgtcccagcttttttggaatgtgttgcagccataaaattctaagttaaagattatttgctaaaaacaatagtttatcagtttgaacattaaatatcttgtctttgtagtgtattcaattaaatgtaggttgaacatgatttgcaaatcattgtattctgtttttattcatgtttaacaacttcattgtaattggggttgtagaagccATTTTCCCACGTTGTAGTtgaggtatttgattgacagttggaTAGTTGCTTTTGAAGACGTCcttttatataattattttctaAACATTCAAATATGGCAGGGTTGTTGACAGCACTCttgtctgtggtgtgtcaaatttaaaatatatttattttccctttataGGAACTTTAACTTTGATAACTGACAAGGGAGTCCTGGAGTTTTACAGCATTGAATTTCAGTCATCTTTGCATAAAAAAATCCACTGTACATTCATTATTCTTTTAAGGTTCCTTagtgtcacaaaaaaagctacaaaaagcacaacacatgaaGTTCATACAGGGGTGTTGAAAGTTCAGTCCGAGGGCTCTTTGAGGCCCGCCATCCATATTTTGCGGCCTACTGCCTAtactaaaaatatttaacatgacCCATAAGGTTTTTGAAAAGTGGTGGGGTTGCTACACACACATGCTCCATGGCTGCGACACGACCCTGACAACTACAATGACTACTTCTAATAGTAATTAAGAAATGATAATGGTCATAATAAATcttattttacataattttctAGATATCCAAAGACTAAAATATAAACTATCTTCACTTAAATTAGTAACACAATTTCTCTTCATGTCCTGGGGGATAaagataatacatttttaaaagcgcaaacaaaataaatgaattttccCCCACTTTCTCATCTGATGTGTGAACATACCACATTAGTGATCCTCAAGTAAACAGACTTAAAGATTGTCAGACTGCTCTTGTTTTGAATGTAAAGCTGTGATGCGGCTGAAGTTTTGTGCCGTTTTCGAGGCATATTTTTCCCAACAAATCTGGTAGTGTTACAAACCAAGGAACATTTGAAGAGATTCCACTGTACTGCATTTGTATTTTCTAGGTATTTAGTTTTTCTGTGTGGAGGGAGAAAATTACCCGCCTAAAGGTATACTCCTTCTGCTTGTATTTCCCCCACAGGCACTACAAGCCCGAGTTTGACAAGCTGAAGATCTGGTACGAGCACAGGCTTATCGACGACATGGTCGCTCAAGTACTGAAGTCTTCTGGAGCCTTTGTGTGGGCGTGTAAGAACTACGACGGCGATGTTCAGTCTGATATCCTTGCGCAAGGTGAAatgctgtgtgtatatatatatatatatatatatatattttttttttttttgcttgctttgACAACAAAAGATCTAATTTCGCCTTGCTGTATTTCAGGTTTTGGTTCTCTGGGACTTATGACATCCGTGCTGGTGTGTCCTGATGGCAAGACGATTGAGGCCGAAGCTGCCCACGGCACCGTGACCAGACACTATCGCGAGCACCAGAAGGTTATTTCAACAGGACATCCACTCACTTTGTTGCCCTCCACCACAGAAATTCAGCTGCAAGCATATTGTGTATTAAGGAGCTATGCTGCCACTGTGTGGCGAAATGAAGCACAGTCACAGATATAAATTCCATAACAGTTCAATGATGTCCAGACTTATGAAgtaaatttgttccgtgaccttGCTTGTCaaaccaatcaaatcaaatccgCTTTCCCcataaaaatgtatggaaatgcCAGTCTGCCGATTAACCTTTTTTTACAATGctttaatataaaaaattgCACTGTACAgtgttgtacagtatttaaaacatactttactttcacttaattttttaaaatatgtttactCTCTCTACACTCTgccggtacggtggacgactggttagcacatctgcctcacagttctggggactgtgGTTCGAATCCCAAATTGGAGTTTGAACATTGTCTCAGAATAGATTGTCTTCAACCTTTAAGGTCACGCTGAAAGAATGAGCCgcctttggaaaataaaaataaaaaataaaataataaatggaatTGATAATACtgtgacggcacggtggacgactggttagaccgtcagcctcacagttctgaggagcggggttcaatcccaggtcccgcctgtgtggagtttgcatgttctccccgtgcctgggtggcttttcttcaggctctccggtttccttcctcccgcatcccaaaaaacatgcatggtaggttgattgaggactctaaattgcccataggtgtgaatgtgagtgttgtttgtttctatgtgccctgcgattggctggcgaccggtgtaccccgcctctttcccttaagatagctgggataggctccagcagcccgtgaccctagtgaagataagcggtaaacaaaatggatagatggatggattattcacTACGCTTTCCTCACTTTCAGCTGCTTCTCCATCTTTTCATTGACCGAGGTCTGCAGCTAATGAATTATTGTAACGCCCTTGGCTGGGGTTGTTGCTATTATCGACGCCTTCTGCTTCAGTATAGCACATATTGGAGAAGTAATATGCTCGGACTGTTTCTCCAAGTCGACTTCATGCACACCTCAATCCTCCCCAATAGTTTCCagatttaattaaaaactcTTAAATTAGGGCACTCGTAAGtgactgtacatttaaaatgatgcaTGCGAGTATGTCAAAAGTCCATAATTGACTTCTCCACGTCGTCAGGGAAGGCCAACGAGCACCAACCCCATTGCCAGCATCTTCGCCTGGACCAGAGGCCTGGAGCACCGTGGTAAACTCGACGGAAACCCCGACCTCATCAAGTAATAGATGTTAAATATCTGAAAAGTCTCAACCCACCGAGATACAATAGTTCCTTTTCCTAACAAGATATTTTTGCTTGAATCAACAGGTTCTCCCAGACTCTGGAGCATGTGTGCGTAGAGACCGTGGAGAGTGGCACCATGACAAAGGATCTCGCCGGCTGCATCCATGGCCTGTCTAAGTAAGTTCCTCTCACTTTATGGCTCACAGCTTGGTTGAGGTCTTGACTTGCAAATAGCTTTTTACACAATTAATTGCGTTATTAGTTAATTATGCTCGACGGTAAtttaatgaaaacatatttttaggcTTTTAATGACCCTCAGGTTTGAACACATTCCGACTTGCTTTTTAATCACCTTTGAAAATAAACGATTGTTACTGTTATCTGATGTGATCAGAGCAATAAAATGCAGCAGTGTCTTGATCTTAAATACCTTGACAGAATCATCACACAATAAGCTCTTTTATTGCATCATCTTGCaaagcatttactgtattttccctGCATCTGCTTTATCTCACAGTCGATACATTGGTTGAAGAAATATAATGCTTAACAGGGTCATGATACTGAAGTAAAATTACTCCTTTGGATCCTCTGGGTGGTCCGTCAAATTTGACTCATAAAACATCAGTATTGGTGTCAATTGGTCATTCTGTGGCTGCAGATGTCTCATTTAAATAATGACCAGGGGGCCATGTGATGAGTCATGAAGCCGTATAGAGGCAAAATGTTGGATCCTCTGAACAGTGTCAAGAGTGTAATTCACTCTTCTGTTGAACTGTTGATAACTTCAGAAAGCTGAAATGCGGCTGTGCCTTAATGCTGTAATTTTGTGACGCGTCTGAAGCTAAAACTAAATGTCGAAAATCATTTCTTTAACCTTAACAACGTTCTAGTTTGCCTCTGTGTTCTCTGAACCGTATTCCACAAGATTCCCCAGATAAAGTAACAATACCTTTTGAAAACAAGATTCTGCGTTTGTTGGAGGCATCCTTCTATGCAAGTAATGCATTTTGTTAATAGACTACAATAGTACAAGCTATTAACTCAAGACCAACTGAAAATTGAGGCAAAATCATTAATCGAAATCATATAAatcattgtcattttgttttcttgatcTTGACTTATttataaaatttattttcatttacataATCCATTGGAGTGGTTTTATTTTCAAGGAGAGAATTTCATATCCAGTAAGCCCTTGGGCTTCTTTTCCTCTCCTGCGTaattgttttttctgttttcatggTGCAtagcaggaaaaaaataaatatagggCCAAAGGAGGTGTGGTGAAACTGTTGTTATTATActgcatgcttttattttgtagccCTGACATTTGACAGGATGTCTTTCACCGATGTTTCCTGAGTGTTGCCAAGCACACCGGGAGGATTGTTATTAATAATTGTGGAAATGCCCCTTTCCGTCTCTGCTGAACCCTTTTTTACACTGCATATGAAATGCTTCGTCTGAACGCGTTGGATGATCCTCACTcaacaagaaacaaaagcagactgagTCAAGGGCACGTGACGTGGCACATGGACTGCGGGAAATAAATGgccaattatttttgttttgtttgttttttaaatgcaaaaaccGAGTGACTGTATGAAAACTGACACAAATTTTGATGAAaaaaggggtaaaaaaaaacagatcgtATGAAAAATAGGGCATACGAAAACAGAGGTTCTTCTGTCCTAATACCGCTTGTGATAAGCAGGCTCCAACTAACGGGACATGAAAGAATTCTGCCTGAAAACTGCCCAAATATACttaagttgtatttaacttttttgtacaacaaatttacatttaatctttCAGAAGTTTATTTagatatacattttaaatgctaTGTGCAATACATTGAGTCATTAAggtacagtttaaaaaaaaaatcctatattTAAGCTCATTAATGTCTgaactgcataatgttagtgTCTTatgaaatacacattttacaacTAAAACTCCTGTCGTTTTTGATGTACACTTAGGCCTAGTacactgctgtattttaatattggtcatgATGGTACATGAAGAGCGTATTTTTATTCAGGTGGTACTTGGTATACATGTTATTTGATACAAATCTGTACATTTGCCCTTGTAATTTTACCCCTGAAGATGTGAATGATTTTGCTGTTTTGTtaaatagaaatgccattcTGTCTTTCACCCACAGCGTCAAGCTGAACGAGCACTACGTCAATACCACAGACTTCCTTGACGCCATCAAGACAAATTTGGATAAAGCCCTTGGCAAGTGAAGGACTTGAAGAAACTATCGTTAACAGGGCATTGTCACGCTTCTGTTTTTGTACCTCATTTTTAACTTAAAGGTCAATCAATTCACAGACATTTTCACCTGAAGGACAAACATTTGTGTTATCTTAGAAGTATTTTGCTGTTCTATTGGGGGTTATTAAATGGTTGAGAGTTGCCCTACCACTTAATACCTCCCTTAACACATGTCCAGTGTTTTGcaaggttttatttttgtaatgtgaagtACTGTATTCAATACTGTGTAATGCCTGGGGCAAGACTGCAGCTTATTTGACaataaaacctttttgacccacaCAAGAGCTCGTAACGTTCTTTGAAAACCAAAACACATCTTATATGGAAATGCCTGTAATCCCTTTCAGCCTGGCCAAAGAGCCAACAGAAaacgtttttaataaagaaaatagcgCTCTGATATTTTACTTATAAAAACGAAgtcaaatgtaaagaattaaacaatttgtACGTCACAAGTCCTTGTGACTGCACCGCCTCCTGGTTTGTGCgacttggccacctgggggcagtagaaCACAGACTACATGGAGACCGTCACTACAAAACGCTGTAAgctacagtaatatttttttgtttgttttgcagagAATGAAGAACATTCCAGGTGAATATTATATTGTCTCACCACATGTTGCCGCACTGTTCAATATCCGTTTCTTAACGGGTTATAATGCCGAGACACCGATGCTATGTTAGCCTGTCAATGGTGtagtttgttagcattaagctaagcagaaATTTCTAGGGCAAAGCTggagtgggtacggaaagtattcagacccccttcaatttttaactttaaaatatatattttttaaatatattgccgctatttgctaaaattatttaaattcatttttttccacaatgtacaacccccaattccaatgaagttgggacatgctaagcataaatagaaacagaatacaatgatttgcaaatcatgttcaacctatatttaattgaatacactacaaagacaagatatttaatgtttaaactgataaactttattgtttttagcaaatcatcattaacttagaattttatggctgcaacacgttccaaaaaagactgagaaagttgaggaatgctcatcaaacacctgtttggaacatcccacaggtgaacaggctaattgggaacaggtgggtgccatgattgggtatacaaggagcttccctgaattgctcagtcattcacaagcaaagatggggcgaggttcacctctttgtgaacaagtgcgtgaggaaatagtcgaacagtttaaggacaatgttcctcaatgtacaatagcaaggaatttagggatttcataatctacggtccatagtatcatcaaaaggttcagagaatctggctaaatcactgcatgtaaacggcaaggccgaaaaccaacattgaatcgccgtgaccttcgatccctcaggcggcgctgccTCAAAAAttgacaatgtgtaaaggatatcaccacatgggctcaggctttgagctaatacagccatgcgtcattttgggaatgatgcattTTTCActcctggatttggggattctctgccattcccccttgcagattctctccagttctgtcaggttggatggtgaacgtcagtggacagacattttcaggtctttccagagatgctcaattgggtcagggctctggctgggccattcaaaaacagtcacggagttattGTGAAGcgactccttcggtattttcaCTGTGTGCtaagggtcattgtctttttttaaggtcaaccttcggcccagtctgaggttctgagcactctggagaaggtttccgTCCAGGAAATCCctgttcatctttccttcgattgcaaccagtcatcctgtcccagcagctgaaaaacacccccagagcatgatgctgctaccaccatgcttcactgttgggactgtattggacaggtgatgagcagtgcctaggttttctccacacatgccacttagaattaaggccaacaatttctatcttggtctcatcagaccagagaatcttatttctccccatcttggagtccttcaggtgttttttagcaaactccatgcgggctttcgtgtgtcttgcactgaggagaggcttccgtcgggccactctgccactggtggagggctagagtgatgattgactttttcccatctcccaactgcatctctggagctcagccacaatgatctttgggttcttctttacctctctcaccaaggctcttctcccccgattcctcagtttggccagacgacCAGCTCGAGGAAAGgttcccaaacgtcttccatttcaggattatggaggccactgtgctcttaggaaccttaagtgtggcagaatattttttttaaccttggccagacctgtgccttgccataattatgtctctgagctcttcaggcagttcctttgacctaatgattctcctttgctctgatatgcactgtgagctgtaaggtcttatatagacaggtgtgtggctttcctaaccaagtccaatcagtataatcaaacacagctggactccaatgaaggtgtagaaccatcttcaggatgatcagaagaaatggacagcacccgagttaaatatagatcgtcacagcaaagggtctgaatgcttatggctgtgtgatatttcagtttttctttttgaataactgcaaaaatttcaacaattctggtcaatatggagtgctgtgtgcacattaatgaggaataCAATTAAGTTAAATGACTtttacaaatggctgcaatatccatccatccattttctgagccacttatcctcactagggtcgcgggggtgctggagcctatcccagctgtcatcgggcaggaggcggggtacaccctgaactggttgccagccaatcgcagggcacatacaaacaaacaaccatctgcactcacagtcacacctatgggcaatttagagtctccaattcatgcatgtttttgggatgtgggaggaaaccggagtgcccagagaaaacccacgcaggcacagggagaacatgcaaactccacacaggcggggccagggattgaacccgggtcctcagaactgtgaggctgacgctcgaaccagtcgacCGCCTGGCTGCAATATatcagtgaaaattttaaggggtctgaaaactttccgtacccactgaatgtgactgttttaaaaaccaaacgtaattctgtttgttttatgtttcaacTGGGAGTACCATTAAAGAggttgaagcctctttttttttttatttttttttattttttttttttaattgttcactatttgccaaaccgCTGCTTGTTGTTAAGTTAACTcctcaaaagtcaaagcaaaacttcAGCCTCATGACAGCGCATATCTTGAAAAGCTCAAGTCAGGTCACTTGTAAGTATGCCcgacatcatcatcaccatcacacTGGTTTATGACAGAAAACTTAAACTTGGCATTCTCTCTTATGATTCATCACTAAAACTGATGGAATGAACAACGGCACCTCCGATTAGCATCTTTATTTGGAATGTATGATCGACATTGCACATGAatgaagtgttgtttttttttgggggggtgggctAAGCTTTGGGAAAACTGAATCCATTGAAGGCTTCTTGAATGATTTTCCGCAAGGTCCGTGGCCCTGTCACATGGTGGGAGGTTGTCGTTCATCACTTGAGCGCGTCGCACATCATGATGGATGGCGGCTCCCACAACACGCCAGGGCACTTAatatttctttgactttttttttcctttttttttttaaaggacaatTCTTGTTGAGAttcatccattaaaaaaataagttatatgAATACTAGGTTTGCATTGCTTTCGGGAAATGTAGCAGTAATGCCTTTGGGTCTCTGGTAATCTTTTGAAGAGATCTACAGATGAGTTGGGGAAGGGAGCCTGAATGCAATTTCACCATGTCTGAAATTGGACCTTAAGAAATCCAGTGTCCCGACACAAAAAGACTCACGCCGCCCGTGGCGGCAAGATTCGCTCAGATTCTTTGGTAACGGGGCTCTGctgtttagtttttcttttctcatgaaaacatttaattcaaatAATGACATTCATAGACTACTAGCTTGACATAGTGGTGACAGTTAATGCAGAAACCGAAAAAGTAGACAGTGGTCCTCAATGCATTGCACCAGTTAGGTTACCAGTCAACATAAAACTGATACATTCTGTACAATATTATACAATAAAACGTAGCACGGCATTCCAGTGGTATTTAGATAATTTCGCAGACATTTTGATTCGTCACAGTACAAACCAAAGTTGACCTGTGCAAAGTTAAGCTTTGGTGAGTGAAATGCACAATAACAAGTGTCCACTTTCTCCAACCTTTTCTATTAGTTTACATACAATAGAGCGATCAGGATTGTCTCAGTGTGTAAGTGCAGTAAAACAACATCTGTGCATCAATCTTCAAATGTGCTTTTGGACATTAGGCTCAGATGATGTTCATGACACTACAAAATCTTCCCCATTGTAGGCAGTCCACTTGCTTGCAAGTATACCTcgtacaattgttttttgtgttgtttccccccccccccccccaaataataaaaaaaaaaaaaatcgactcaCTGGACATTTCAGTAGGTACACCTGCATGCTGTCTGATTCGATCCAATACAACAACCAAAGAAATCTGAATTTAATACTCATTTTGATCTTGACTGACAGAGGTGTGTATTTAACTAccgtatgtttatttttgtggttgagTGGTGTAGCACTGCGGTGCATCAAACTGAGAAGTGGTATTATGATTTTGATTACCTTAGAGCAGTGgtcctcaaactttttacaccaagtaccacttaACAAACTTTTTAGCTCTCagagtaccaccataatgaccagcatcaaaatacagtagtgtagtaggcttaactgttcattaaaaacaagacagaggttATATTCTTGAAAAGTAAACTTAATATTGTAAACCAGCGTAACATTATGCTGTTTGAAcgttaacactgtgcttaaatacagaaaaaaacaactgtacttaatgattaaattaaaatgtacggtgcataaaagttaaatcaaattagataaatgttggaaaacaaatcgttctaaaagattaaatgcaaatataatgTGCTCAAAAGTTAAATGCAACAATTTGAAGCAGTGCATGTTCTACAccagttattttaaaaaatgtgctacAGGTACCACTAGTGGCTCCCTCTCATGGTAGGCGACAGAATCAcagcctaagtacagttcagttgtatttaactttgaagttcaaCACGTTTGCATTTAGTCTTGCGATTGTAttgtaatgttggtcatgatggtggagTAATAAGTTTGACAACCACTGTCTTCCACCATTGCAGCTGTGCAGTGTACCTAATTGTGGCCAGTGAATAGAGTCGGAAAAAGTAGTTCCGTAACATTGTAGGTGATTCCAGTGCATACGAATGTGCAGCTCTGCTTGGTTTTGTTGAAGAACAAGCCAAGCTCcttaacagcaaaaaaaaaaagaaaaaaaaaagtaatttctaTCCTTCATATTCATTTTGGGGTCGCTCGCTTTGCTAACTCATGTGGCACTGCAACGTCCTCCTCCTTTCCCATAGGTGCTGTAATACTCCATTGAAGATAGTTTCGAAATGTCCggtgtattgttgttgttattgttgttcgCCCGGTTCTCTCGCTCGCTGAATTCAAAGCTCTCCTCCTCATACTCTTCCTGTCCTTCTGTGTCTTGAGGTGGCTCTGATGGAAGAAGCAAAGAGAAATATGATTCAACCTGTCCTCGGCAAGACACCCGCAGTTATTTCGAA contains these protein-coding regions:
- the idh2 gene encoding isocitrate dehydrogenase [NADP], mitochondrial, translating into MAGYLKVLSSLSRSTSAFSRTPAVLTPAAQCQTLQQRNYADKRIKVAQPVVEMDGDEMTRIIWEFIKEKFILSNVDVELKYFDLGLPYRDQTDDQVTIDSALATKKYSVAVKCATITPDEARVEEFSLKKMWKSPNGTIRNILGGTVFREPIICKNIPRLVPGWTQPITIGRHAFGDQYRATDFVVDQPGKFKIIFSPSDGSAGKEWEVYDFPAGGCGMGMYNTDESITGFAHSCFQYAINKKWPLYMSTKNTILKAYDGRFKDIFEDIFQKHYKPEFDKLKIWYEHRLIDDMVAQVLKSSGAFVWACKNYDGDVQSDILAQGFGSLGLMTSVLVCPDGKTIEAEAAHGTVTRHYREHQKGRPTSTNPIASIFAWTRGLEHRGKLDGNPDLIKFSQTLEHVCVETVESGTMTKDLAGCIHGLSNVKLNEHYVNTTDFLDAIKTNLDKALGK